The sequence aaaataaaagagtaaACATAGGAACAAGTACACTCGGATGAACAAccactgaaagacagaaaaaaataacctCTGAGTTGAATTTAaattctaaaaaacaaaacaaacattattaaCTAGGTCCAAACTGCAGCGGCAGACCACtgtgttgcatttatttatttttacagaccAGTCAGTTACTGGATTCAGATTATAGTAAAGCCTGTGTGATTGCATCTATTTAACATGCATTATTTATCAGCATGGCAGAGCCgcagagaaaaggagaactGCTGCCCGAAGATGTTGGTACAGATGACTGCCTGACTTCATACACGCACATCTACAGTCCAGATTTACTAAAGTAAGCATGAAAACGtgcttttaaatgaatttaCCACCACCATTATTCATTTACTTCATTTCACTCAGCTGACTGTAGTTGGCTttgtgcatgattttttttttgtggaatagCTTGTCATTCTGATATCTGCATGAGGTGACCTTTGAGGATTTGCTCTTCATTTTCCAGGGATCAGGTTGCTTTCATCACAGGAGGGGGATCTGGAATTGGACTCAGGATAGCTGAAATCTTCATGAGGTGAGGGGGAGCGTCTGCTTGTTTCTCCATAGTGTGTCCAGATCTTGCAGGAATATCAACATTTACCCAAATGTTATTCTTATTATATTCATTGGAGAATGTATAGTAAAAGAGTAAATATGTAACATGTAGAGTCAATGCTGTGTCAGCATTATGTCATTACTATTTGTCTAAATTAGTAAAATGTGTGAGGGAGATAGTTTGTCGGTGCACTTTAACCTTTCACCTTCTAATTGTGTTATCTGACAGTCAGACTTTCATCATTTTGTTCTTACTTGTGTGACAAAGTTGAAATAGTTTATGTatccaaaaaaaatcaaggccACACCTTGTAAATTGGTGCCCTGGCTGTGTATAGTGCTGGCAGCCAGATTTGTGGACTTAATGGCCCCCCTCCAAGACTAAGCCTCTGTTCTTggcttcctcttttctttctctcaggcaTGGGTGTGACACAGTGATTGCCAGCAGGAACATGGACAAACTCAAAGAGGTTACTCCTCTCACACATCTTTCGCAATCCTTAAAGATATATGTTAAGCCAGGACCAAATGTTAAAAGTGTTGGCCTCATGTAATATGACTGTGTGTCCCCTTAGGCAGCTCAGAAGCTGTCTGCTGTGTCAGGATGCCGCTGTCTCCCTTTGTGTGTAGATGTGAGGCAGCCTGAGAGCATCgcagcagctgtggatgagaCACTGAAACAGCTGGGCCGTATAGACATCCTCATTAACAGTATGTGACCTCTTATGCACAACTTTAAAAAAGATATATGTTTTTGTGCTGATGATTAATGAGTTTGTAGTGGGATCGGTCGCTCGTGCTTTCACTATTTGTCATTCTACAATGCATGCTGCTAACATGGGAAAATACATTTGAAGGTGTCTgtagagagagtgagagcagatGTACTTTGAACAAAGGTTCAAGTGTGAACTGTTTTGGTTTAATCATCAACTTTTCTGATGCTGCTGATCTATCTTTATCTTCTATCTTTGCACCTTAGTCCTTGTTATAAACTGTTATGTCATGACAGGATTATTAGTTGTCAAATCAAATTCAGACCCATGCAAGGTGATCTCTATTGCTTTAATGAAGCATTTTATAAAGCATTAATGAAAAATTTGATTCTTTTACTTGTCTTgcataggatttttttttttgcttagtaGTGTGTCATAATTTTGGCCTTATTTACAatcatgttgctgtttttgacAGATGCTGCTGGAAACTTCCTCTGCCCAGCCACTGCACTCTCCTTCAATGCCTTCAAGACAGTAATGGAGATAGACACTATGGGTACATTCAACACCAGCAAGGTGGTTTATGAGAAGTGGTTCAAGGTACTATACGCATTTTATCTCTGTGTGACATAGTATTTCTTATTGTCAAGTTAAAGAGCTTTAAATAAATTGTTTACTTCCCCACAGCACTTAATGATAATACAGTATCTGCGGGAAGATAATTGGGCTTATGATCAATAACTTTCAAAAAGATTCACTTTCTGTAGTTTCCCCTGATCACCAAAAGAGGACAGTAAAGATCACGGATTGCTGAATGCATTTTCATAGCTAAATGGGAGTTAAACTGCGGCCTCTGCTCTCTGAAGCTGATTCGATCATTTACTCATCACATTGATTTTGAGTCTCCCTTCATTTCTATGTGCAGGATCACGGTGGCAACATTGTAAACATCTCTGCAACCCTCGGATACAGGGGGCAGGCCCTCCAGGTGCATGCTGGCTCTGCGAAGGCTGCAAATGGTGAGACCGTTTTTGATGTTAATGTAATGATTTCAAAATGAGAATCTAACGACTCTGTGCTCCCTCTGCTGTCTCCAGATGCCATGACCAAACATTTGGCTGTGGAGTGGGGGCCCAGTGGGGTGAGAGTCAATGCTGTGGCTCCTGGTCCTATCTCTGGCACAGAAGGATTCCGCAGACTAGGTGAACACAATATTCACGAAATGGCTTATTTCACAGTTGTATATTAAATGAGTAGTCCTTATTATACCCAGTGGTTTGATCTCTTACGGTAGACAACAATTTCATACACAACCCTCAGAAACAGATGGGAGGTTGTCCAGGAACTGACCGTTTTGGGGCTGCCGTTATTGGTTAATTATACCAAatttacatgtttgtttcatgGTTAATGTAAAATACCACCACTGATATCCCAGATGAAAGTCATTCTGAGCTATACCAGAAACTACTAATAGAAATACCCCAGCATATTTATGCattcagtaaaaacaaattacaacatGTTTCATCCTACAGATTGCTTTGGGTCTCCGGTGGTGCTAGTGAAGGGGTACTTGATTTCATCTGACatgtcacaaaaaacactgGGAACAGTGTAACTAAGAGTGTCTGAGCATGGATTTTTTCAAATATCTCAGGTGGCCTTAGAGTGGAGGCCGCTGGCGTCTTCCAGTCCATTCCTTTGCAGCGAGCAGGCAACAAGACAGAGATGGCTCACTGCACTCTTTTCTTGGCCAGCCGGGCATCCTCCTACGTGACTGGAGCCATCCTAGTGGCGGATGGTGGGTCGTGGTTGACCTCCGCCAATGACGTCTCCATGCTGTTGGGTATAGCCTCCTCTAAATCCGCTAAACTCTGAACAAGGgctctcctgtcctcctcctgacCCAGGTGTGTAGGAGGAGGTGCAGCTTGAGGTCCATGTGGAGAGAATTAAGTGATTGTGCAGTGGATTGTGTCACATCAAAGTTAAAGAAATTGTTTAAATGGCAAGAATACAGTATGACCCATATTAATCCACttgtttctcttatttttttcaggtTATTGGtcatctgaaaagaaaagagacaagtaaatgctgaaaacaaaagagtAATTTAGGGGCCCACCCACAGCTGTCTCTCAAGAGAGTATTGCAAAGTGGTTGGAAGAGCTGAACACTAACATACAATACTTACTGTATTATATGTGTTCACAATCTTAGTAGTGGATCAACCTGCATAACAATTCAGGGATTTTTCACCTGCTACAGTGCTGTGTATTACCATCATGCATTTCATGTACGGTTGTTTTTACCACATGCCATTTCATGTGGTTTTTCAGTACCTCTCTTTTATTAATAAAACTTTTATGACTTCAGTTTGCATTTCCTACTGCATGTCATTTTTCTATTGCTTACACAGATCCAACTTCCTTGGTTGCTGAAGCTTGGATTGTACCTGTAAAACAGAGCAGACTGTTTTTAATATTAGTGAGATGTTTTTTATTCAGCGGTATCCAACTGGGGGTCACAACTCCATGTGTCATAAGTtgactgaaggagaaaaaaaaacgcaaaaCTAAACAATAGTAttacacaaaattatttttcctgagttttccctgttttttttgttttttccttgtgAAATACTGCATACAGATCTCTGAAAATCCTACGaatgaaacaagaaaaacttGATTCACTTGCTTGATCTTGATCTACTTGTCCACATTAAAGCTGTAAATCCTGTATAGGTTGTAAGTATATAGTAATTTGTTCTAAAAGTGATGTAAGCCAAGAAAATGGTTGAGAGCCACTGAATATGATGTAGTACAAATGCAAATCTGAAGATAATCAATACCGCTGCATGCCAGATGGGGGCGCCAAAACATTACAGTTGCATCCATTAGacaatttctgttttctcaaaATGATCAATCTCCTGTGTCCACATGAGTAGCCCAAAaatattatattgttttttttttttttgttataccAAGAGTTATTAGAAATTAAAGAAGCAGCAGTTTCACGTTGGTGGACCTGGAGGGGTTCACAGACCACATCCACCTTGCTGAAGTGTCATTGAGCAAGACACCCCTATTTCTATAAACTGAGAGGTCCTCCGGCTGACCCTGAACTTTGACCTATGTGTGAATAAGTGAACACGCTTAGTTCAAACACCGTCGTTGTCTGTCACATGAGCGGAGGTGACTGATTTGTACATTAGCTACGGGTTTTGTTCATAAACACAAATCGTACGGTCTCAGGTGGTAGCTGCCATAAAACCAATGATACTGCGGGGTATTTTGTACGCTTGCGTGAAACGTCAGTGGTGTGTATgcggctggaggaggaggaggaggaggatgggacactgctgatgctgatgcgaGAGCTTTCGGTGTCTGTGATCAACATCGGTGGAGCGACTGCCACATGATGGAGCTTTTTGGTCTTATTTAACGCCGCTTTTCGTTTCATTTTGGGTATCGACGAGAGCCGCTCGCCCAGATGTGGTTTTGAGGCGAGAATAATAAGAGGAATTTGAGGTTTCGTCTCGTCACTCGCCTGGCCTGTCTTGTGACTGACACAGGTGGATTGCCGCTGGAAAACGGCATCGAAATGAAGACATAATACTGGACTATCACAGAGGCAACGGGTCCCGTAATTACCTCTTAAACGGTGGAATATTGAGGAGGTCGTTAGGTTTAGTTTCActgagaggggtgggggggtggaccGTTTGGTGTGTTAGCTAGCTAATAGGCTAATTTCGCTAGCTAGTCAGTTAGCAGCTTCCCTGGCCAATGGCACGAAAGAACTGGGATGCTCGAAGGAGGAGTTAACGTCCGTTGCTAGCATAAAATCGCATGAGGAAAGACAGTCGGTGATATATTTAGCAGGCCGCCTTGTaatgagagtttttttttttttaacatcaacGCTACACCTCGAGGTTAATTCGGGTTTGAGTAACGCTGGTCTCACCGGTTCCTCGCCGCACTGTCTGCTCCTCTGGAAATTAGCTTGCGATGGATAAGATTAGATAATCGGCTAAGAAAGCTAATGTTGACAAACACTGGTGACTTAAAGTTAAACTTAATTTTTATTCCATCACGCTATCTGGTGCTGTCAGTCGTGTGAGTCAGCTCAGCTCTGAGACTTTATTTCGGCGATTTTTCCAGCTTTCAGGCCGATGTGAAGCATGTTGACGTTGGATGTGCTGAAGCTGAAAGATTTGGCAACAACCGGGAGTGGATCTGCCATGACAGAGAGGGACATAGTGagtcaaaacacatttacatcagTACTATATTCTGTAAAGCTAAGAAATTAATATGAGTTTTGAGTTTAGGTAACGCTCTTGTCGAGATGTGGAAGGCAGCCACTTTAGttaaaacaacagtttattAATCCGTTGGCTGACTGACATTGTTAATAAGACAAACTACCCCCTTGAAAGTACTCCTGCAAATTTACCTTTGTGGAGATATTGTAAAATTCATAACACCTGCCAGCCTTTTTTAAATGTAAGAGCAGGACAATGCTTGTAGGAATCCCACACATTTGTTTAAAGAATCCACTGACAACGTGTgttgtcatttaaaaacatggcATTAAAATTGAAGAACTGGATCTTGACGACAGCAGTGAGATAAGACTTCACCAGCTTTCTCAAGTTTGCAAAAGGGAACCAATATAAATGGAACCGACAGTTCTGTCTAGCCCTTTGGGGCACACACAGTGGGAGTCAGACCAGCCATTTCCTCTTGGATTTCATACACTGGATTTAGACAATGGAGGTGTGCTCTGTCAAAACAAGAGTGGCCAGACAGGTTTGGATTTCAGAGACAGTGACCAGGATCAAACATCCCAacaaagtgaagaagaaaagatttGCCAGGACAAGCCGGTAGAGTTGGACAGCCTTATAAATAGCACTGATTTTTCTTGTGGAAACTTGCTGTTTGAGGCTGATCAGTCCACAATTTCCAAAGCTTCTCTCCATGGTACTCATCTAGAGGAATCGTCTTACACAGAAAAATCCAAGGAATCTGATGAAATCAGTGACTGTGCTTTATCATGGCTATTTCCTCCCAACCTTACTGAAGTGGTTGGAAAAAACTCTGCCTGTGAGGAACTCAATCTGACACAGGAGGCCACTCTTGAGGGCTCAAATAGTCAGGCTGAACTAAAAAGCCTTGGTGTACCTGTCTCTCCATCAAAGAGTTCTGCAGGGGATTCTGAGACCAACACAGGGGATCCATTTTTGTTGGTAGATCTCTCAGATGAATTCCCTGGTCTCCCCCCAGAGTCTTCAGGTGAGTTCAGCCCAGAGGGTGTTAGAGAAGAGCTGGCAGACCTGTCACAAGGGGACCAGGCaggtctccctccctctcagagCAGGGAGACTTTGTCACCTGAAACCGGAGACAAAGGTTTATTCCCTGATCAAGTGACTGATCTGCCTGTAACCAGTAGCGCTA comes from Toxotes jaculatrix isolate fToxJac2 chromosome 21, fToxJac2.pri, whole genome shotgun sequence and encodes:
- the decr2 gene encoding peroxisomal 2,4-dienoyl-CoA reductase [(3E)-enoyl-CoA-producing] isoform X1, giving the protein MAEPQRKGELLPEDVGTDDCLTSYTHIYSPDLLKDQVAFITGGGSGIGLRIAEIFMRHGCDTVIASRNMDKLKEAAQKLSAVSGCRCLPLCVDVRQPESIAAAVDETLKQLGRIDILINNAAGNFLCPATALSFNAFKTVMEIDTMGTFNTSKVVYEKWFKDHGGNIVNISATLGYRGQALQVHAGSAKAANDAMTKHLAVEWGPSGVRVNAVAPGPISGTEGFRRLGGLRVEAAGVFQSIPLQRAGNKTEMAHCTLFLASRASSYVTGAILVADGGSWLTSANDVSMLLGIASSKSAKL
- the decr2 gene encoding peroxisomal 2,4-dienoyl-CoA reductase [(3E)-enoyl-CoA-producing] isoform X2, whose protein sequence is MAEPQRKGELLPEDVGTDDCLTSYTHIYSPDLLKDQVAFITGGGSGIGLRIAEIFMRHGCDTVIASRNMDKLKEAAQKLSAVSGCRCLPLCVDVRQPESIAAAVDETLKQLGRIDILINNAAGNFLCPATALSFNAFKTVMEIDTMGTFNTSKVVYEKWFKDHGGNIVNISATLGYRGQALQVHAGSAKAANDAMTKHLAVEWGPSGVRVNAVAPGPISGTEGFRRLGGLRVEAAGVFQSIPLQRAGNKTEMAHCTLFLASRASSYVTGAILVADGGSWLTSANDVSMLLGYWSSEKKRDK